In Halococcus saccharolyticus DSM 5350, the following are encoded in one genomic region:
- a CDS encoding rhomboid family intramembrane serine protease codes for MATCDQCGRSENMPYHCRHCGGTYCGEHRLPENHGCSGLDDWNDPSGIFDSGFDDSVDNPGSQTSSERLSGVLDTGVGGPLGFFRGNMTFVFLGLMFITFGLQFILFPLFGIPINSQLWNAAFVISPIHPEYVWTWVTSIFAHGGLWHLLVNAIVIYFFGQLVEEYVGSRDFALLFIGSGVLAGLAQMGVGIVQNDPTGALGASGAALAILGVLTVLNPDLRVYLYFFIPVPIWLLTVGYAAVSVSGALGVPILPGVANVAHLAGLVIGLVYGQHVKGRVNARNRLQFGGGRGGGGMGGRGRGPF; via the coding sequence ATGGCGACGTGCGACCAGTGTGGTCGGAGCGAGAACATGCCGTATCACTGCCGACACTGCGGTGGCACCTACTGCGGCGAGCACCGCCTCCCCGAGAATCACGGCTGTTCGGGGCTCGACGACTGGAACGATCCATCGGGGATCTTCGACAGCGGCTTCGACGACAGCGTCGACAACCCCGGCAGCCAGACGTCGTCGGAGCGGTTGTCCGGCGTCCTCGATACCGGCGTCGGCGGACCGCTCGGGTTCTTCCGTGGGAACATGACGTTCGTGTTCCTCGGACTGATGTTCATCACGTTCGGGTTGCAGTTCATCTTGTTCCCGTTGTTCGGGATTCCGATCAATTCTCAGCTCTGGAACGCGGCGTTCGTCATCTCACCGATCCATCCGGAGTACGTCTGGACGTGGGTCACGTCGATCTTCGCCCACGGTGGGCTCTGGCATCTCCTCGTCAACGCCATCGTGATCTACTTCTTCGGCCAACTGGTCGAGGAGTACGTCGGCTCGCGGGATTTCGCCCTGCTCTTCATCGGGAGCGGTGTGCTCGCTGGCCTCGCCCAGATGGGGGTCGGGATCGTGCAGAACGACCCCACGGGTGCGCTCGGCGCGAGCGGCGCGGCCCTCGCCATCCTCGGTGTACTCACGGTGTTGAACCCCGATCTCCGGGTCTATCTCTACTTCTTCATTCCCGTCCCGATCTGGCTGCTCACCGTGGGGTACGCCGCGGTCTCGGTCTCGGGGGCACTCGGCGTCCCGATCCTCCCCGGCGTCGCCAACGTCGCTCACCTCGCTGGGCTCGTCATCGGGCTCGTCTACGGTCAGCACGTCAAGGGTCGGGTGAACGCACGGAACCGCCTCCAGTTCGGCGGCGGCCGCGGCGGTGGCGGGATGGGTGGCCGCGGGCGCGGCCCGTTCTGA
- a CDS encoding SDR family oxidoreductase, producing MTAKTALITGCSSGIGRATAEAFRDEEWTVYATARDEDDLSALDDASCETAALDVTDDQAVTAVVERVIDDTGRIDCLVNNAGYGQFGPIEDVPIGLVHDQFDANVYGPHRLTRAILPHMRDRGTGTIVNVSSTAGRFATPAKGVYAGSKFALEAMTDALRTEVADYGIDVAVVAPGPVNTDFEDRAEDELAGLERSGAYETFYDLLDDSRTVVEGGVGTVSPVEVAEAIVDAAVSPNPPARYPVGPLASLAEYARFLPAGVRNRLYSLARRVV from the coding sequence ATGACCGCGAAGACCGCGCTGATCACCGGCTGTTCGTCGGGTATCGGTCGCGCAACTGCGGAAGCCTTCCGCGACGAGGAGTGGACGGTGTACGCGACCGCCCGCGACGAGGACGATCTGTCGGCGCTCGACGACGCCAGTTGTGAGACCGCAGCGCTCGATGTCACCGACGACCAGGCGGTAACGGCCGTCGTCGAGCGAGTTATCGACGACACTGGTCGCATCGACTGCCTCGTGAACAACGCTGGCTACGGGCAGTTCGGCCCGATCGAAGACGTGCCGATCGGCCTCGTCCACGACCAGTTCGACGCCAACGTCTACGGTCCACACCGACTGACTCGCGCCATCCTGCCGCACATGCGCGATCGCGGTACGGGAACCATCGTGAACGTCTCCAGCACCGCCGGCCGGTTTGCCACGCCCGCCAAGGGCGTCTACGCGGGCTCGAAGTTCGCGCTCGAAGCTATGACCGACGCGCTCCGCACGGAGGTCGCGGACTACGGGATCGACGTCGCGGTCGTCGCACCGGGTCCAGTGAACACCGACTTCGAGGACCGCGCCGAGGACGAACTCGCCGGCCTCGAACGGTCGGGCGCGTACGAGACGTTCTACGATCTCCTTGACGATTCGCGCACCGTCGTCGAGGGCGGCGTCGGCACCGTCTCGCCCGTCGAGGTCGCTGAGGCCATCGTCGATGCGGCAGTCTCGCCGAACCCACCCGCGCGCTACCCCGTCGGGCCGCTCGCGAGTCTCGCCGAGTACGCCCGTTTCCTCCCCGCCGGTGTCCGGAACCGGCTCTACAGCCTCGCCCGTCGCGTGGTGTGA
- a CDS encoding endonuclease V, which produces MEPARPAFVPDPSASRETMETLQREIAATATFSDDFGFDPAAVSTADTHTLDAITDDRTATSPSHDDQPIVVGVDQAFLDDRAVGAIVAFRGGEVIERAHAVVDLEFPYVPGLLSFREAGAILAAFERLDVEPDLAVFDGSGRIHYREAGLATHMGVTLDLPAVGVAKGLLCGAPQRSLDDLSEGTRVAITADDSVETADDTDTVIGYALQTRQYDSGNRYINPVYVSAGHRVGSETAADLVERLCNGYKLPEPTRLADSYADEVKRDHDD; this is translated from the coding sequence ATGGAGCCCGCTCGCCCCGCGTTCGTTCCCGATCCGTCGGCCTCGCGTGAGACGATGGAAACGCTTCAGCGCGAGATCGCTGCCACCGCGACCTTTTCCGACGATTTCGGATTCGATCCGGCAGCAGTGTCGACCGCCGACACACACACCCTCGATGCGATCACTGACGATCGAACGGCCACGAGCCCGTCGCATGACGACCAACCGATCGTCGTCGGCGTCGATCAGGCCTTCCTCGACGATCGGGCGGTCGGAGCGATCGTCGCCTTCCGTGGTGGGGAGGTGATCGAACGCGCCCACGCCGTCGTCGATCTCGAATTTCCGTACGTGCCCGGCCTCCTCTCCTTCCGGGAGGCCGGCGCGATCCTCGCGGCGTTCGAGCGTCTCGATGTCGAGCCAGATCTCGCGGTGTTCGACGGCAGTGGTCGGATTCACTACCGCGAGGCCGGTCTTGCGACTCACATGGGCGTCACGCTCGATCTGCCGGCTGTCGGGGTCGCCAAAGGATTGCTCTGTGGCGCGCCCCAGCGATCGCTCGACGATCTTTCTGAAGGAACCCGCGTCGCCATCACGGCCGACGACAGCGTCGAGACAGCGGACGACACCGACACCGTCATCGGCTACGCGCTCCAGACCCGCCAGTACGACTCCGGAAACCGATACATCAACCCAGTGTACGTGAGTGCAGGCCACCGTGTCGGCAGCGAAACGGCTGCTGATCTCGTCGAACGGCTCTGTAATGGGTACAAGCTCCCCGAACCGACGCGACTCGCCGACAGCTATGCCGACGAGGTGAAGCGCGATCACGACGACTGA